One stretch of Chryseobacterium sp. LJ668 DNA includes these proteins:
- a CDS encoding alpha-amylase — protein sequence MNQTMIQFFHWYSDGEGVLWKHAEKEAKYLSGLGITSVWFPPAYKGTDGSSSVGYDAYDLYDLGEFDQKNSISTKYGTKKDYISAIKALKKHNIQVIVDIVLGHKAGGDELETFKAAKVDEDNRQKIISEFSDIQSYTKFTFPGRGKKYSEFEWNFTCFSGVDYAEGKESHIYKIQSEYGNDWEEMIDDEKGNYDYLMFNDVEHRNPHVREELNKWAQWYFKETDFDGVRLDALKHISFDFYKEWLTMLRSNSGKNIFAVGEYWAPGQLSLLQKYIDTTEGCMSLFDSSLQNNFHTASKEGDSYDLRRIFDETLTDANPEHSVSLVDNHDTQPLQDLEAPVETWFKPLAYALILLREKGYPCIFYPDLYGAHYKDNDREGNEQEIFLDKVDGIEELLKARKENAYGIQRDYFEDANCLGWIREGDDEHKGCAVVLSNKDAYEKPMEVGEKYIGQTFYDSLGRYEEKVIIDEKGWGNFPVPAGNVSVWLPE from the coding sequence ATGAACCAGACAATGATTCAGTTTTTCCACTGGTACAGTGACGGAGAAGGTGTACTGTGGAAACATGCGGAAAAAGAAGCAAAATACTTATCAGGATTAGGGATCACATCAGTTTGGTTTCCGCCGGCTTATAAAGGTACAGACGGAAGCTCTTCTGTAGGATATGATGCCTACGACCTTTATGACCTCGGCGAATTTGACCAGAAAAACAGCATTTCGACAAAATATGGAACCAAGAAAGATTATATCAGTGCTATTAAGGCTCTAAAAAAACACAATATACAGGTGATCGTAGACATTGTTTTGGGTCATAAAGCCGGCGGTGACGAGCTTGAAACCTTTAAGGCAGCAAAAGTAGACGAAGATAACCGTCAGAAAATAATTTCAGAATTTTCGGACATTCAATCATACACAAAATTCACTTTTCCGGGTAGAGGAAAAAAATATTCAGAATTTGAATGGAATTTCACCTGCTTCAGCGGAGTAGATTATGCGGAAGGAAAAGAATCTCACATTTATAAAATTCAGTCTGAATATGGTAATGATTGGGAAGAGATGATCGATGATGAAAAAGGAAACTATGATTATCTCATGTTCAATGATGTGGAACACCGAAATCCTCATGTGCGTGAAGAACTCAACAAATGGGCACAATGGTATTTTAAAGAAACCGATTTTGACGGTGTGCGATTAGACGCTTTAAAACATATTTCTTTTGATTTTTATAAAGAATGGCTCACGATGCTGCGATCCAACTCGGGTAAAAACATCTTTGCGGTCGGCGAATACTGGGCTCCCGGACAATTGAGTTTACTTCAGAAATACATAGATACCACGGAAGGCTGTATGAGTCTTTTTGACAGCTCGCTGCAAAATAATTTCCATACTGCATCCAAAGAAGGGGATTCTTATGATCTGCGGAGGATTTTTGATGAGACCCTTACAGATGCAAATCCTGAACATTCGGTAAGCCTTGTCGACAATCACGATACGCAGCCTTTGCAGGATTTGGAAGCTCCTGTTGAGACTTGGTTTAAACCTTTAGCCTACGCATTGATTCTGTTGAGAGAAAAAGGTTATCCTTGTATTTTTTATCCCGATTTATACGGAGCTCATTACAAAGACAATGACCGTGAAGGAAACGAGCAGGAAATATTTTTGGATAAAGTTGACGGTATCGAAGAGCTTCTAAAAGCAAGAAAAGAAAATGCTTACGGTATTCAGAGAGATTATTTTGAAGATGCCAATTGTCTTGGCTGGATTCGTGAAGGTGATGATGAGCACAAAGGCTGCGCTGTTGTTTTAAGCAATAAAGACGCTTACGAAAAACCTATGGAAGTGGGTGAAAAATATATTGGGCAGACCTTTTATGATTCGTTGGGCAGGTATGAAGAAAAAGTAATAATCGACGAAAAAGGTTGGGGGAATTTTCCTGTTCCGGCCGGGAATGTGAGTGTTTGGTTACCTGAATAA
- the dinB gene encoding DNA polymerase IV produces MDSSFPVRKIIHVDMDAFYASVEQHDNPELRGKALAVGGGHRGVVSAASYEARKYGVRSAMPSKTAKEKCPHLIFVPPRFPRYKEISRMIREIFYEYTDLVEPLSLDEAYLDVTDNKMGIESANQIAKEIRQKIFEKTGLTASAGISVNKFLAKVASDINKPNGQKTIHPEKIEKFLEELPVEKFYGVGKVTANKMFSLAIYKGKDLKKRSLEDLTRLFGKSGRYYYDVVRGIHHSEVKPHRIQKSVAVERTFFEDLSDEQQIDEKLESLSEELHHRLSKNNIMGRSLTLKIKYKDFSLFTRSITKEEYFSSPEQYFKISKKLWELRPYDKAVRLLGLSLSHLNTEEKKQISVQLKIRFEEFED; encoded by the coding sequence ATGGATTCTTCTTTTCCGGTTCGCAAAATTATTCATGTTGATATGGATGCATTTTATGCATCTGTGGAGCAGCACGACAATCCTGAATTACGTGGTAAAGCTCTTGCAGTCGGCGGCGGACATCGTGGTGTAGTTTCGGCAGCGAGTTATGAAGCAAGAAAATATGGGGTACGTTCTGCAATGCCCAGCAAAACAGCAAAAGAGAAATGTCCGCATTTGATTTTTGTACCTCCAAGATTTCCAAGATATAAAGAAATTTCGCGAATGATCCGTGAGATTTTCTACGAATACACAGATCTTGTAGAACCTTTATCTCTAGATGAAGCCTATCTTGACGTGACCGATAATAAAATGGGAATAGAATCTGCGAATCAGATTGCTAAAGAAATCCGACAGAAAATTTTCGAAAAAACTGGCTTAACGGCTTCTGCAGGAATTTCTGTTAATAAATTTTTGGCTAAAGTAGCTTCCGACATCAATAAACCCAACGGACAAAAAACCATTCACCCGGAGAAAATTGAAAAATTTCTGGAAGAACTTCCTGTAGAAAAATTTTACGGTGTAGGCAAAGTTACCGCCAATAAAATGTTTAGTCTGGCGATTTATAAGGGCAAAGATTTAAAGAAAAGATCACTGGAAGATTTAACGAGACTTTTCGGTAAATCCGGAAGATATTACTATGATGTAGTCCGTGGCATTCATCATTCTGAAGTGAAGCCTCACAGAATTCAAAAAAGTGTTGCCGTAGAGAGAACTTTTTTTGAAGATCTTTCAGATGAGCAGCAGATTGACGAAAAACTTGAGAGTTTAAGTGAGGAACTTCATCATCGCTTATCAAAAAACAATATTATGGGTAGATCTCTGACCTTAAAAATAAAATACAAAGATTTCTCACTTTTTACAAGAAGCATCACAAAAGAAGAATATTTCAGCTCTCCCGAACAATATTTTAAAATTTCAAAAAAACTCTGGGAACTGCGTCCTTACGATAAAGCGGTACGATTATTGGGTCTGTCGTTATCACATCTCAACACAGAAGAAAAGAAGCAGATTTCTGTTCAGCTTAAAATTCGTTTTGAGGAATTTGAAGACTAA
- a CDS encoding TlpA family protein disulfide reductase, protein MKQLMTILMLSIFTLGCSQKTPEVLKTQFSKEALNQKLEDESGKKITVQEILNQHKGKVLVIDFWAGWCRDCLIALPKAEELEKNNPNIDFVFFSLERSKEKFDSSLERFNMKEKENYWFSVGWKNDFNNYIDLNWIPRYMVVDQKSEIAKYYAISPEDPEIQAAIDQLLK, encoded by the coding sequence ATGAAGCAACTCATGACTATTTTGATGTTGAGTATTTTCACTTTAGGATGTTCTCAAAAAACGCCTGAAGTTTTAAAAACTCAGTTTTCAAAAGAAGCTTTAAACCAAAAATTGGAAGATGAGAGCGGTAAAAAAATCACCGTTCAGGAAATATTAAATCAGCATAAAGGTAAAGTTCTCGTTATCGATTTTTGGGCCGGATGGTGCAGAGATTGTCTTATTGCTTTACCAAAAGCTGAAGAATTAGAAAAAAACAATCCCAACATCGATTTTGTTTTCTTTTCTTTGGAGAGATCTAAAGAAAAGTTTGACAGCAGCCTTGAAAGATTTAATATGAAGGAAAAAGAAAATTACTGGTTTTCTGTCGGCTGGAAAAATGATTTCAACAATTATATCGACCTCAACTGGATTCCACGATATATGGTCGTTGATCAGAAATCTGAGATTGCAAAATACTATGCCATTTCTCCTGAAGATCCGGAAATTCAGGCTGCAATTGATCAACTTTTAAAGTAG
- the lpxK gene encoding tetraacyldisaccharide 4'-kinase — translation MKRWYLYPFSLGYHMVTGIRNTMYDLGILKSTTFKTPIINVGNLSVGGSGKSPMVMYLAKSLSKYYRTGVLSRGYGRLTKGYDVTNYDSNYKTVGDEAMQLFERFKNRFVVAVSEDRVPGAKKVIADMDLDVLILDDAMQHRAIKAGLNILMTDFNDPYFKDHLLPAGDLRESRAGVSRADIIMVSKCPDELTEETKQYYISRIHPSHKQKVFFSSIGYDENVYSKEKTLPDNNLNYYDILLITGIANPKPLLNHLAKFSQKVKHLKFRDHHNFTDADIKNIVDEYKKLGEYKLILTTEKDYVRLKTFDYLRDDVYYWPINVIIDKKEEFNQLILNYVNKKF, via the coding sequence ATGAAAAGATGGTATCTCTATCCTTTTTCTTTGGGTTATCATATGGTGACGGGCATCCGAAACACAATGTATGATCTGGGAATTTTAAAATCTACGACATTCAAAACTCCGATAATCAATGTCGGTAATCTTTCTGTGGGCGGAAGCGGGAAATCGCCTATGGTAATGTACTTGGCTAAATCTTTGTCAAAATATTACAGAACCGGAGTGCTTTCCAGAGGTTACGGAAGACTTACAAAAGGTTACGATGTTACCAATTATGACAGCAATTACAAAACTGTGGGTGACGAAGCGATGCAGCTTTTTGAAAGATTCAAAAACCGCTTTGTCGTTGCCGTTTCAGAAGACCGTGTTCCCGGAGCTAAAAAGGTAATTGCAGATATGGATCTTGATGTTTTGATTCTGGATGATGCGATGCAGCACAGAGCGATCAAAGCCGGATTGAATATTTTAATGACCGATTTTAATGATCCTTATTTTAAAGATCATCTTCTTCCTGCAGGGGATTTGCGCGAATCAAGAGCGGGAGTAAGCCGTGCAGACATTATCATGGTCAGCAAATGTCCGGATGAGCTTACAGAAGAAACCAAGCAATATTATATTTCAAGAATACACCCGTCACATAAACAGAAAGTATTTTTCTCGTCAATCGGATATGATGAAAATGTGTATTCAAAAGAAAAAACACTTCCGGATAACAACCTTAATTATTACGACATTCTTCTGATCACCGGAATTGCCAACCCAAAACCTTTGCTGAATCATTTGGCAAAATTTTCTCAGAAAGTAAAACATCTCAAATTCAGAGATCATCATAATTTTACTGACGCAGATATCAAGAATATTGTTGATGAATACAAAAAATTGGGAGAGTACAAGCTGATTCTTACTACAGAAAAAGATTATGTACGTCTGAAGACTTTCGATTATCTGCGAGACGATGTGTATTACTGGCCAATCAACGTTATTATTGATAAAAAAGAAGAATTTAATCAATTGATTCTCAATTACGTTAATAAAAAGTTTTAA
- the truA gene encoding tRNA pseudouridine(38-40) synthase TruA — MRYFIEFSYNGTNYFGYQIQPKDISVQEELEKALSTILREPIKTVGAGRTDTGVHAKKMFAHFETEQILPDHLTHQLNSFLPADISIKRIFKVKDDFHARFDATFRTYEYYISLGKNPFTQNSAWQLWRRNIDVDKMNEACKILFEYEDFTSFAKLHTDNKTNLCKIYKAEWEQAGTELKFTISANRFLRNMVRAIVGTIVEVGSGKMQPQDLRKVIENKNRSSAGTSAPAHALFLVDVGYDF; from the coding sequence TTGAGGTATTTTATAGAATTTTCGTACAACGGTACAAATTATTTTGGCTATCAGATTCAGCCTAAGGATATTTCTGTGCAGGAAGAATTGGAAAAAGCACTTTCTACCATTTTGCGTGAGCCTATTAAGACAGTAGGAGCAGGGCGAACTGATACGGGCGTTCATGCAAAAAAAATGTTTGCTCATTTTGAAACTGAACAGATTTTACCCGATCACCTAACGCATCAGCTCAACAGTTTTCTTCCTGCGGATATTTCCATTAAAAGAATTTTTAAGGTCAAAGATGATTTTCATGCACGTTTTGATGCGACCTTCAGAACGTACGAATATTATATTTCATTAGGAAAAAATCCGTTTACTCAAAATTCGGCATGGCAGCTTTGGCGAAGAAATATTGACGTCGATAAAATGAACGAAGCCTGCAAAATTCTTTTTGAGTACGAAGATTTTACAAGTTTTGCAAAGCTGCATACCGACAATAAGACCAATCTCTGCAAAATTTACAAAGCAGAATGGGAGCAGGCCGGAACTGAGCTTAAATTTACAATTTCTGCCAACCGTTTTCTCAGAAATATGGTTCGGGCAATCGTGGGAACCATCGTTGAGGTGGGTTCCGGAAAAATGCAGCCGCAAGATCTGCGAAAAGTAATAGAAAATAAAAACAGGAGCTCAGCAGGAACTTCTGCTCCGGCTCATGCGCTCTTTCTGGTTGATGTAGGCTACGACTTTTAA
- a CDS encoding ABC transporter ATP-binding protein, with protein MKKQDTWAIVKRLFFIGMKFRSWFIFTLIISIILSIVSTYRPYLTMQIVDNDITKLKDKALMMKHIYGLVGLVFAETILNFFLVYFSNYISQNVIRDIRERLYNKLIYFRTAFFDKTPIGQLVTRAVGDVETIATVYTDGFLMVFGDVLRIVFVLFMMFQVDVHLSYISLAILPLMVVITRFFQKRLKKAFGDERTWTSNQNSFVQERLAGMPIIQVFNRQQAEFKKFDDINITLKSALLRTVFIFSLFFPVVELISSLFIGFVLFYGGYITISAGVVIAFIQFISMLIRPLRQIADRFNNIQRGIVGAERVLGIMDEDYAMPNEGKIEKEHFDGKIEFKNVRFAYDDKQEVLKGIDFKVNPGETVAIVGATGAGKSTIISLITRLYDLNSGEIFIDDVELKDYELYNLRSHIGVVLQDVFLFHGSIYENLSFGDETVTLEKIKAGAKEIEVDDFIESLPGGYEYVVSERGSSISLGQRQLLSFLRAYLSDPKILILDEATSSIDHESEKLIQRATEKITKNRTSIIIAHRLSTIEKADKIIVMDQGKIVEEGKHLELLDKNGYYATLYKAQLRKEIEVGEKS; from the coding sequence ATGAAAAAACAAGATACCTGGGCAATAGTAAAGAGGCTTTTCTTCATCGGTATGAAGTTTCGTTCCTGGTTTATTTTCACCCTGATTATTTCTATTATACTGTCCATAGTTTCTACTTACAGGCCGTATCTTACAATGCAGATTGTGGATAACGATATCACGAAACTGAAAGATAAAGCTCTGATGATGAAGCATATTTATGGTCTCGTCGGGTTGGTTTTTGCAGAAACGATTTTAAATTTCTTTCTGGTTTATTTTTCCAATTATATTTCTCAGAATGTTATCAGAGATATTCGTGAGCGTTTGTATAATAAATTGATTTATTTCAGAACGGCTTTTTTTGATAAAACGCCTATCGGACAATTGGTGACAAGAGCTGTTGGTGATGTTGAAACGATTGCAACCGTTTATACAGACGGTTTTCTGATGGTTTTCGGAGATGTTTTGAGAATTGTTTTTGTACTGTTCATGATGTTTCAGGTAGATGTGCATCTCAGCTATATTTCTCTCGCTATTTTACCTTTGATGGTGGTTATCACAAGATTTTTTCAAAAAAGACTTAAAAAAGCTTTTGGTGATGAAAGAACCTGGACGTCCAATCAGAACTCATTTGTTCAGGAAAGATTAGCCGGAATGCCAATTATTCAGGTTTTTAACAGGCAGCAGGCTGAGTTTAAAAAGTTTGATGATATCAATATCACCCTAAAAAGTGCTTTGCTAAGGACTGTCTTTATCTTCTCACTGTTTTTTCCTGTCGTTGAATTGATTTCTTCGCTTTTCATTGGTTTTGTGCTCTTTTATGGAGGTTATATTACAATCAGTGCAGGTGTTGTCATTGCTTTTATTCAGTTTATTTCGATGCTGATTCGTCCTTTGCGGCAGATTGCAGACCGTTTCAACAACATTCAGCGTGGTATTGTAGGGGCCGAAAGAGTTCTAGGCATTATGGATGAAGATTATGCCATGCCCAACGAAGGAAAAATTGAAAAAGAACATTTTGACGGAAAGATAGAATTTAAAAATGTACGTTTTGCCTATGATGACAAACAAGAAGTTTTAAAAGGAATTGATTTTAAAGTTAATCCAGGAGAAACTGTGGCAATTGTAGGGGCAACCGGAGCCGGAAAATCTACTATTATCAGCTTAATCACTAGATTGTACGACCTTAATTCGGGAGAAATCTTTATTGATGACGTAGAGCTGAAAGATTATGAATTGTACAATCTGCGAAGTCATATCGGCGTTGTTCTGCAGGATGTTTTCCTATTCCACGGAAGCATTTATGAAAATCTTTCATTCGGTGACGAAACGGTGACTTTGGAAAAAATAAAAGCTGGTGCAAAAGAAATTGAAGTTGATGATTTTATTGAAAGCCTCCCGGGGGGTTACGAATATGTAGTAAGCGAAAGAGGTTCTTCGATCTCGCTCGGGCAAAGACAATTGCTTTCTTTTCTAAGAGCGTATTTATCAGATCCTAAAATCTTAATTTTAGATGAGGCTACTTCTTCTATTGACCATGAAAGTGAAAAACTGATTCAAAGAGCTACCGAGAAAATTACAAAAAACAGAACGTCAATAATTATCGCACACAGACTTTCGACTATTGAAAAAGCCGATAAAATCATTGTGATGGACCAAGGTAAAATAGTGGAAGAAGGTAAGCATCTGGAGCTTCTTGATAAAAATGGTTACTATGCTACTTTGTATAAAGCACAGCTTAGAAAAGAGATTGAAGTAGGAGAAAAATCATAA
- a CDS encoding FEKKY domain-containing protein, with translation MKILVIIVFLLTSSVQIVAQNHKQKCNTVQEKSQKVTDREKTPYFVQFGIMSKAHKKFEKNYGVDIHYQNCVVSKFLSEKAKENNKLVAKTLTQKFGNAWKKDLGFLPYGL, from the coding sequence ATGAAAATTTTAGTAATAATCGTCTTTCTATTGACTTCATCTGTACAAATTGTTGCACAAAACCATAAACAAAAGTGTAATACAGTTCAAGAAAAATCTCAAAAAGTAACAGATAGAGAAAAAACTCCTTACTTCGTACAGTTTGGAATTATGTCAAAAGCCCACAAAAAATTTGAAAAAAATTATGGTGTTGATATACATTATCAAAATTGCGTGGTCAGTAAATTTCTTTCTGAAAAAGCTAAAGAAAACAATAAGCTTGTTGCTAAAACGCTTACCCAAAAGTTTGGGAATGCCTGGAAAAAAGATCTCGGTTTTTTGCCCTACGGATTATGA